The Methylocella tundrae genome contains the following window.
GAGCGTCGTCCTCGATCCGAATTGTGAATGGAGTTTCAGGAGATGGGCGCCACCGCCAGGAACATCGTCTGCGCGCATTGCCAGGCCGTCAATCGCGTGCCCGGCGACCGCGACCCGAAACAGGGCAAATGCGGGCGCTGCGGCAAGCCGCTCTTTGAAGGGCATCCATTTGCCACGGGCGGCGCAGCATTTGACAAACAGATTGACCGTAGCGACGTCCCGGTGGTGGTCGATTTCTGGGCGGATTGGTGCGGCCCATGCAAGATGATGGCGCCCGCCTATGAGCAGGTCGCGCTGGAACTCGAACCGAACTTTCGCTTCCTCAAGGTCGATACCGAAGCGGAACAGGCGCTTGCCGCGCGCTATAATATCAGGAGCATTCCCACGCTGATGGTGTTTCGCCACGGAGCCGTTCTGGCCCAGCGGGCGGGCGCGCTCGACCGCAATTCCTTGCGCGCCTGGCTGACGCAGATCCCTGTCGGGTGAGTCTGGCGCGGCAGGATAAACTCAGCCGATGAAACGCCCTAAAACAGTGAGCCCTGTCCACGCTCTTTCCGGTTTTTTTTGTTGTCCGGCGCCGTGCCGCGGCTGGATTTTGCGGGGCCTGTCGCCTGGCGTGCCTCCTGGGGCGGCCCGGCGATCGCGCTTTTGCGGCCGTCCGCGAATTCTATGTCGAGGAGCGCGCCATCGGCGATCCCGGCCGCCAGACGCAGCGGCTTGTTCTCGGCGTCCCGAACCAAGGCAAAACCGCGCGCAAGAACGTTCTTGTATCCGAGGCTGACGAGTAACTGGTCGAAGCGTCTAAGCTCCGCCCGCCGCCAGGCGATTCCTCCGCTAAATGCATGCGCCATGCGCCCGGCCAGCGCGTCCAGCCGGCGCCGCGCCGCCGCTGCTCTTTCCTGCTCCATGCGAACGCTGGAAATACGGGCATTGACCAGCCGGCTGCCGAGAGCTCTGATCCTTTCGCCGCGCCGTTCGGCGCCGGTCGCAAGAGCGCGGCGCATACGCTGCTCCAACGCTGAAAGGCGCTCGCCAGCTCGGCTAAGGCGGGCCTGCGGCGATTGCCGCGCGAGGCGCTGGGACAGCTTTCCGAGCGCGATGCGTTGACGGTCATGCGTGCGAAGCACCGCGCCCGAAAGGCGCCGGGAGGCATGATCGAGCCTCTGGCGCGGCAAAGCGAGGATCTCTTCGGCTTGCGGCAGGGCGCGGAAAAGCGCGCGCGCTTCGGCGCGGCGCCGCTCGATGAACCGCGCCATCGCGCCGGCATGCCGGCGCTCGAGATCGGCGAGGGCAGCGATGAGCTCCAGCCGCACGGGCACCGCCTTTTCGGCGGCGCCGGTCGGCGTCGGCGCGCGAAGATCCGCGACGTGGTCGATCAGCGTCCAGTCCGTTTCGTGACCGATGGCGGAGATCAGGGGGATGAGGCTGGCCGCCGCCGCGCGAACGACGATCTCCTCGTTAAAGCTCCAAAGATCCTCAAGCGAGCCGCCGCCCCGCGCCACGATGAGCACGTCGGGTCTTGCCAATGAGCCATCGGCGGGCAGGGCGCTGAAGCCCGTTATCGCCGCCGCGATTTCCGCCGCGGAGGTCTCGCCCTGCACGCGCACCGGCCAGACCAGCACATGGCGCGGGAAGCGATCGGCGATGCGGTGAAGAATATCACGGATGACGGCGCCGGTCGGCGAAGTCACGACGCCGATCCGCAGCGGCAAAAAGGGCAGAGCGCGCTTGCGCGCCTCGTCGAACAGGCCTTCGGCCGCGAGCTTGCGGCGGCGCTCCTCGAACAGCGCCATGAGCGCGCCGACGCCAGCCGGCTCGATCGCCTCGATGATGATCTGATAGCTCGATTTGCCCGGAAAGGTCGTAATCTTGCCGGTCGCGACGACTTCGAGACCCTCCTGCGGTTTGACCCGCAGGCGTGAAAAAACGCCTTTCCAGATCACGGCGTCGATGCGGGCGGAGGCGTCCTTGAGGCAGAAATAGGCATGGCCCGAGGAATGCGGCCCGCGATAATTGGAAATTTCGCCGCGCAGACGCACGAAACCAAAGCGATCCTCGATGGTTCGCTTCAAGGCGCTGGAGAGTTCCGAAACGCTGAGTTCGGGGGCGTTGGTCGCTGACGCTTCAGGCATAAGGGCTCGACTCTCGGCCATCAAGGTGGCTCTGGCGCATCAAAATCAATCGCGCCGTTGCAGAAGCGTCATTCCTTGATCAGTTGACCAGAGTAAACGACGGGGCCGGTCGGATCGCCGCTGGGAGAGCCGCCCTCAGGCTCGACTGTCACGGCGAAGCTCGCCTTGTCCAGCGAAAGGCCCGCCGGAAGCGGCATTTTGATCGCAATTCCGCCGACGAGCCCCATGGATTTTGGCGCCTTGCCCGCCCCGATATACCAAAGCTCGAGGCTTTTCCCGGATGGCGTTTGTGTGGAGACGGGGCGCACATAGACGCTTCCGTTGGCGAGATCGACGCGAACGACCAGCGCCGGCAGGTCGCCGCCGCGGTTGACGACCGCGACATAGGTCGGCTGCACGGCGGGATGCATCAATTGGCGATCGAGAATGAAGACAGCAAGTCCGGCGGCGAGAGCGCCCGCCGCGAGCGCCGCGGCGCGCCAGCGATTGAGCGAACGGCGAAGCGCGGTCGGCGGAGCCGATGAGTCGTCGGCGCGGCCGACCTCAAGGACGCCGAATGGCCGCGGCGAAGGCAGCGCGCCCTCGATCCGTTCCCAGACGCCCGGCGAGGGAGCCACTTCGGCCACGGCGACGCTCAGCGGAGCGAGACGCTGCTCCCACGCGGCGACGGCGGACCTTGTGTCCGCATCGTGTACGAGGACGCTGGTAAACAACGTCCGCTCATCCGCGTGCAGCGTGCCGAGCACATATTCCGCAGCCAGGATCTCGCGTTCCTCGGTCATGATGTCGGTTCCAGACACGCCTTTAAGGCCGTGAGGCTGCGGTGCAGCCAGGTCTTGATTGTGCTCACCGGCTTGCCGAAACGAACCGCAAGTTCGTCGCGCGAATAGCCTTCATAGTAAGCCAGGAGAACGCAGCTGCGGCTCGGCTCCTCGATCTCGCCGAGGCAATGGCGGAGCGCCGCAACGTCCATGAGATCAGCCTCGACATTGCGCGGGCCAGCGATCTTTTCCCACCAATCGCCATCGTCCCCGCCGACTGGAGCCGCCGTCAGGCTCTTTTGACGCAATATGTCAATCGTTCGGTTGCGCGCGATTGAGCTCAGCCAGGCGAGAGGCGATCCGGACTCCGGCGCGTAGGCGCCTGCGTTGCGCCAGACCCTGAGATAGACGTCTTGTAAAATATCTTCCGCCAGAGATCTGTTGCGGATGATACGCAAGATGATCGCGAAAAGTTTCGCTGATGTCTGATCGTAAAGCGCCCGAAAGGCGTTGCGATCTTCGCCCGCGACCGCGACGATCAGATCTGCGAGCCCGGTGTTGTCGATGCCCGGCAAAAGCGCTTCCCCCCGACCTGTGTCCGCTTGGGCGGACTGCGATGCCGAACTCTAGCAAAAAACCCGTTCGGCGCCAGCACTGCTCCTATCAACGGGCGTCGGCGTGAAAAGTTACGTCTTGGCGCGGCCAAAGCGCTCGAGCACATAGCGCGTCATGCTTTTTGCGAGTTCCTGCTCGCCGAGGAAGATCGTCGCGGCCTGTTCTTGCCGCAACAGCGTCGCTTCCTCCTCGTTGTGGGTGCGCACGACGGTCTCGATTGCCGGATTGACCTTGGCGGCGATGGCGAGCATTTGCCGGATATCGAGCGAGTCGGGCGTTGCGATGACGAGCACGCTCGCCTTGGCGATATGGGCCTGGATCAGCACCGCCATATCAGCGGCGTCGCCGGAGACGGCGGGAATCCCCATTTCGCGGCAATGCTCGACGATTTCACGATTTTGCTCGACCACTACGAATGGAATTCCGGCTTCGGCCAAGGCCGCGCCAATTCGCCGCCCGACTCGCCCATAGCCGACGATGATGCATTGCTTGGCGAGATATTTATCCTCGGTCGACATGGGAAGTTCGGCCAGAGGATCGTCGGGCCTCTCGACAAAGCGGGCGAGCTCCGATTTCGATTTGATCCAGCGCTGGATCGGCTCCAGCGCCTCAAATACCAGCGAGTTCAGCGTAATCGAAATCAGGGCGCCGGCCAGGATGAGATTTTGTCCCTCATGCGGCAGAAGGCCAAGCTTCATGCCGAGACCCGCCAGAATGAAAGAAAATTCGCCGATCTGCGCGAGGCTCGCCGAAACCGTCAGGGCCGTGTTGAGCGGATAGCGGAACATCAAGACGAGGGCCGCCGCCGCGAGCGACTTGCCGACAATGATGATGCCGACCACCGCGAGGATGCGCAAAGGCTGGTCGATCAATACCCTGGGGTCGAACAGCATGCCGACCGAAACAAAGAACAACACCGAGAAGGCGTCGCGCAAGGGGAGCGATTCCTCGGCGGCGCGGTGGCTGAATTCGGATTCTCGGATGACCATGCCGGCGAAAAATGCGCCAAGGGCAAAAGAAACGCCGAATAACTCGGCTGCGCCATAGGCAAGGCTGACCGCCGCGGCGACGACGCAAAGCGTGAAGAGCTCGCGCGAGCCAGTACGCGCGACCTGCCACAAAAGCCAGGGGAAGACGCGGCGGCCCACCACCAGCATCACCGTTACGAAGCCGGCGATCTTCGCGACGGTAATCTCGAGCGTCCACCAGAGATCCGGGCCGGCGCCAACGGCGGCGTGGCCGCCGAGAACGCCGGACAGCGGCGGCAACAGTACGAGGACAAGCACCATGGCGAGATCCTCGACGATCAGCCAGCCGACGGCGATGCGCCCGTTCGTCGTATCGAGGACGCCGCGGTTCTCCAGCGCCTTCAGCAGCACGACCGTGCTGGCGACGGAAAGGGCAAGGCCGAACACCAAAGCGCCTCCAAGGCCCCATCCCCAGTAGAGGGCGAGGGCGGCGCCCAAAGCCGTCGCCACGGCAATCTGCAAAATCGCCCCGGGCAGCGCGACTTTGCGCACGTCCCACAGGTCTTCGAGGGAAAAATGCAGCCCGACGCCGAACATCAAAAGCATCACGCCGATTTCGGCGAGTTGGGAGGCGATCTCGCCATTGGCCACGAAGCCGGGCGAAAAAGGACCAATGATGACGCCCGCCAGAAGATAGCCGACCAGTGCGGGCAGCTTCAGCTTCGCGGCAAAAAATCCGAAGATAAGTGCGACGCCAAAGGCGGCGGCGACCGTCGTGATGAGCGGAACTGCGTGTTGCACTTATGCTCTCCTGCCTCGCCCCGTTCGGGCGCGCGTCAAATCCCGCATTCCGCGCTCAAGCATGATGCCGAAAAAGTTGCCGGCTTCCGGACCCGCATCATGCGTCAAACAAGGGCTCAAAGAGCAGAATGCGATTCCCGGGCAGGCCGGCTGATCAGGCTGCATCGTCGCACAGCTCAAAGACGCGTCGACCTTCGCGATATGCCAGCAAGGAGCGGCGCGATCAACCATGATAGCGTCAGCGTGACCGTTGACGAAGGCTGACCCGGCGGCAAGGTCAATCGACGGGATGGCGTCCGCGCAGGCGCCGGACGTTCCACCAGACCAGGACGGCGACGAACGGCACGATGATTGCGGTCGCAAGCGCCGGGTCCAGCGCGTGCTCCTGCTGATGGACGCCTTCGAGAATGAGATGCGCGATCGAGGAGATGTAATAGGTAATGGCCGCGACGGACAGCCCTTCGACGGTCTGCTGCAGACGCAGTTGCATGCGCACGCGCTCGTTCATGTTCCGCAACAGATCCTGATTTTGGCTTTCCAGTTCGACTTCGACGCGCGTTCGCAGCAATTGCGCTGCGCGCACGAGCTTTTGCGACAGATTGTCCTGGCGAGCCTCGATGGCCGCGCAGGTTCGGATCGCAGGAGTGAGGCGGCGGGCGAGGAACGCGGCCAGCGTCGGCACGTCAGGCAGGGCCCGTTCGCCAATCGATTCAAGACGCAGGTTTAGCAAATCATAATAGGCTCTCGTCGCGCCGAAGCGATAAAGGCTCTGCGCGGCGGCGGTTTCGAGTTCGGCGGCAAGCGCGTTGAGCCGGTTCAGCAATTGCCGGCTCACGTCCAGACCTTCGCTGTCGCGCATACGCCCGATCAATTGCGGCAGTTCGGCCTCGATGTGGCTGATCTCAGGGGCAAGATCCTGCGCGCGCGGCAGGCCGAGCAGCGCAAGCGTGCGATAGGTTTCGAGTTCGAGCAGCCGTTGCGCCAGCGCTCCCGCCTCGACCTCGGTGAGCTTGCGATCCAGGATGAGAATGCGGACGAAGCCGAAGACGTCGGCATGAAAGTCAGTCGCGACGATCGCCGCGCCGTGGGAGACTTCCGACGCGGCCAATTCGCTTTGCCCGAAAAGACGCCGCCAGCTGTCGCCGATCTTGGCTTCCGGCAGCACGTCGAGATCAATGGCGACGAGGAGCGGCCCTGGCTGCGGCAGCATGCGCATGACGCGCGAGAGCTCGCCCGCATCGGGCCGGAACGCCGTCTTCTCAGCGTCGCCGGCGCCGGCGCCAACCTCCTGTGGAAACTCCCAGGTATAAGTGACGAATTCGCCGTGCCGCTCCCAGCGCAGCACCGTCGGGGCGAGTTCGACGCGATGATGCTTGGCGCCAGGCAGGGGCGCCTGCGCCGCGCGCTCGACGCAGAATTGAGCCAACGCCGCCTGCGCTTTCTCCGCCTCTTCGTGATTGGTCATGAAGGCGAAATGCAAAATGCGCTTGCAGCCGGCCATCGCCTCGAAAGGACGGGCGTGGACCTCGGCCAGCACGCGCGAGCGCAGGACGTGCTCTTTGAATCCGATATCGGCGGCGTCAGGTTTGTCCAGCACGCATCAGGTCCTTGCAGGGCGCGCCGCTGATCAATAGCCAGCGGAGCATTCGATTTGGCGATTATGCTCTCATACACGCCTGCGTATTGCAAAATCGCAAACGCGGCCTTTCAGCCGTTGATCGGATTAAATATCGACGCCTTCGGGCAGCGCCAGACGATTGGCTTCGGCGAGCAGGGCGCGCGAAAGCGGCGGCATCGGCTCGCGGCGCGGCAGCACCAGTCCGATCCTTTGCACCTCCTGCGGTTCGACAATGGGAATGGAACGCAATGGTTCGCTGAGGCCGAGCACGTCGGCGAAGGTTTCCGGAATGATGCTGGCCCATTCCCCGGTGCGCACATGGGCGGCAAGGACCACCATCGAATTTGATTCGAGCATTGGCGGGCCAGGCGGCTCGACGCTTCCCAGCATGCGGTCGATGATGCGGCGATTTTGCATGTCGGGCGTCAACAGGCAGAGAGGGATCTGCGCGACTTCTTTCCAGGTGACGGAGGAGCGGTCGCCGAGCGGACGATGCGCGGAGGTCAGCAATCGATAGCGCTCATAGTAGAGCGGCGCCGTGCGGATCTGTCCGAGCGGCTCATTGTCGAGATAGGTGAGCCCCGCGTCGATCTGAAGATCATCGAGCATCGAGAGAATTTGGCGCGAGGTCTCCGACAGAATGGTGAAGCGAACGGCGGGGTGCTTTTGCAGGAAGGGCAGGGTGAGCCTTTGGACCATGCCGAGCGCGGTCGGCACCGCGGCGATCGTGAGATGGCCGGTGAGCGATGTCCTCGGCGCGCGCATTTCCTGGCGCATCGCCCGCGCGTCGCTGACGATGCGCTTCGCCCATTCGAGCACGCGCTCGCCGTCCGCCGTCATTCCATGAAAGCGCGAACTGCGATTGACGAGCAACACGCCCAGCGTATCTTCGAGCTGCTTGATGCCGGCCGACAGCGTCGGCTGAGTGACGCCGCAGCTTTCCGCGGCGCGGCTGAAATTGCGCTCGCGCGAGAGGGCGAGCAGGAACTCGAGCTTTTCGATCATGCCGAGGGCTCCGTCCGCTCGAGCTTGCGCAGAGCCTCGCCTCTGGTCGCATAGGCGCTGATAAAAGCGGCATGGCTCCAGGCGAGAGACTTCGCCGAAGTCTGGGCGCCGGTCGTCTGGTCGAACTGTTCGGAGAGGTCGCCGCTCGAAGGCGTGAAGGCCGCTACCGTCGCCATGAACATATCTCCCCGCCGAAACAGCGTCTTGACCAGAGTTGAATGATGCGCGTCATCAAAATGACGGATCCCGAGCCGCCGGCAAATGTCGGAGCCGCGTCGACCCCATTCGAGAATGTCGGCGTCCGCCGCCGCCCCGGCCGCGCGAAAGTAGAATTCGGCGGCGCCTAGCGTTGAAAAATAATAGGCGCCGCCGCCGTAATAGGCGTCGCCCCGATAACGCCCCATCGCGGGCGCGCGATTTTGTATCGGCGGCTGATTGATCTTGTAGAGGCCGGCGAAAAGATCTTCCAGTTGCATCACGGTGGCGATGACGCGCGAGTCCAAAACGCTGTGGCTCCCCTGCTTGCGCCCGGAATGGATCACGGCGAGCAAGGTCGCTATGTCGAGATCCTTCTCGTGGCGAGCCGCGTTGGCGTTGGCGCCGATGCGGCTGCGGTGGAATCCCTGCTCCTCGCTCCAAAAATCATCCATGCTGACGGCGATCGCGTGCGCCTCGGCGCGGTATGCGCGGCCGAGCCCTGTTTCTCCCGCCGCCGCGATCCAGAGGCCGCCCTGTTCGAGGGCCTCGCATTGCACGAGCTGGGTGTAGTAGTGGCGGCCGAGTTCCTCCTCCCATATGTCGAAGGATGGCTGGCGCCACCGCTTCAAAGTGAAATCGAGATCGCGCGACAGGAGCTGCTTTGCAAGAGCGAGCGCCTCTGCGTCTTTCGCGGCAACCGAGGCGCAAAACCTGGTGACGGAAAGCGCGCGCAACGCCGGCCCATCGTGCTGGGGGCGCGACCATTTCAGAATGTCGAAAGCGCCGTCTGGATCGAACCTCGGCTCGCCGAGAACGCTGTCGCCGGTAAGCGCGATAAACTCGCTGTCTGGGCGCACATATTGCAGAAAGAAAGGCTCGACCTTCGCCCGGAAATCGCCGGCGCCTTTCAGGAAGTCGCGTCCGTCGAGCGTCGAGAGCGTAAGGCTGAAGCGCAGGAAATCCCTGAAATGGCCAAGGCCCTCAAGCTCGGTGACTTCGCCGCTCTCGATCAGGCTGCGCAGGGCGTCGACGATGACCGCCGAATCGCGCAGCCAGTGAAAGAAATAGTCCGGGTCTGGATCATAGGCGGCCATGACGGGCGAGGCCAGAATAGATCCTCTCGCAGGGCGAATAAAGCGGCCGAATCCGCGCCGCTCCTTGACGAGCTGAACCGCTGATATGGCGCTCATCATGGCTTTCGCCGAAAGGGGATATTGGCGCTCCATCCATCCCGTCAATTCCTGCCGCCAGGGCTCTTGCGCGAAAGCTTGCATGTCAGGCGCAGATATGCGGCGATTGGAAGCCAAGACGGCGCAGGCCTCTTTGGACATCGAGATCGCCCATGAACAAACGCCACATCAGGCCGCTGCGGAAATTCTCGATCATCACGACGATGGGGCCCTGATCGATGGCGAGATAGGTCTCGGCGCGCCAGCCATGCGTCTCGCTGAAGGCGTCGACGAAGCCGAAACGTCCCCAGATCCCTTCGCCAAGATCGTCGTGAAAATGGCGCATGGCGCGCATCGATTGCTGCGGGGCGTAGGCAAAACTCGAGAGCGCCGCTGTCGGTGAAATCACTCCATTGTCGTT
Protein-coding sequences here:
- a CDS encoding LysR family transcriptional regulator; this translates as MIEKLEFLLALSRERNFSRAAESCGVTQPTLSAGIKQLEDTLGVLLVNRSSRFHGMTADGERVLEWAKRIVSDARAMRQEMRAPRTSLTGHLTIAAVPTALGMVQRLTLPFLQKHPAVRFTILSETSRQILSMLDDLQIDAGLTYLDNEPLGQIRTAPLYYERYRLLTSAHRPLGDRSSVTWKEVAQIPLCLLTPDMQNRRIIDRMLGSVEPPGPPMLESNSMVVLAAHVRTGEWASIIPETFADVLGLSEPLRSIPIVEPQEVQRIGLVLPRREPMPPLSRALLAEANRLALPEGVDI
- the trxC gene encoding thioredoxin TrxC; amino-acid sequence: MGATARNIVCAHCQAVNRVPGDRDPKQGKCGRCGKPLFEGHPFATGGAAFDKQIDRSDVPVVVDFWADWCGPCKMMAPAYEQVALELEPNFRFLKVDTEAEQALAARYNIRSIPTLMVFRHGAVLAQRAGALDRNSLRAWLTQIPVG
- a CDS encoding sigma-70 family RNA polymerase sigma factor; translation: MPGIDNTGLADLIVAVAGEDRNAFRALYDQTSAKLFAIILRIIRNRSLAEDILQDVYLRVWRNAGAYAPESGSPLAWLSSIARNRTIDILRQKSLTAAPVGGDDGDWWEKIAGPRNVEADLMDVAALRHCLGEIEEPSRSCVLLAYYEGYSRDELAVRFGKPVSTIKTWLHRSLTALKACLEPTS
- a CDS encoding glycoside hydrolase family 15 protein, translating into MQAFAQEPWRQELTGWMERQYPLSAKAMMSAISAVQLVKERRGFGRFIRPARGSILASPVMAAYDPDPDYFFHWLRDSAVIVDALRSLIESGEVTELEGLGHFRDFLRFSLTLSTLDGRDFLKGAGDFRAKVEPFFLQYVRPDSEFIALTGDSVLGEPRFDPDGAFDILKWSRPQHDGPALRALSVTRFCASVAAKDAEALALAKQLLSRDLDFTLKRWRQPSFDIWEEELGRHYYTQLVQCEALEQGGLWIAAAGETGLGRAYRAEAHAIAVSMDDFWSEEQGFHRSRIGANANAARHEKDLDIATLLAVIHSGRKQGSHSVLDSRVIATVMQLEDLFAGLYKINQPPIQNRAPAMGRYRGDAYYGGGAYYFSTLGAAEFYFRAAGAAADADILEWGRRGSDICRRLGIRHFDDAHHSTLVKTLFRRGDMFMATVAAFTPSSGDLSEQFDQTTGAQTSAKSLAWSHAAFISAYATRGEALRKLERTEPSA
- the ybaL gene encoding YbaL family putative K(+) efflux transporter; translation: MQHAVPLITTVAAAFGVALIFGFFAAKLKLPALVGYLLAGVIIGPFSPGFVANGEIASQLAEIGVMLLMFGVGLHFSLEDLWDVRKVALPGAILQIAVATALGAALALYWGWGLGGALVFGLALSVASTVVLLKALENRGVLDTTNGRIAVGWLIVEDLAMVLVLVLLPPLSGVLGGHAAVGAGPDLWWTLEITVAKIAGFVTVMLVVGRRVFPWLLWQVARTGSRELFTLCVVAAAVSLAYGAAELFGVSFALGAFFAGMVIRESEFSHRAAEESLPLRDAFSVLFFVSVGMLFDPRVLIDQPLRILAVVGIIIVGKSLAAAALVLMFRYPLNTALTVSASLAQIGEFSFILAGLGMKLGLLPHEGQNLILAGALISITLNSLVFEALEPIQRWIKSKSELARFVERPDDPLAELPMSTEDKYLAKQCIIVGYGRVGRRIGAALAEAGIPFVVVEQNREIVEHCREMGIPAVSGDAADMAVLIQAHIAKASVLVIATPDSLDIRQMLAIAAKVNPAIETVVRTHNEEEATLLRQEQAATIFLGEQELAKSMTRYVLERFGRAKT
- a CDS encoding anti-sigma factor — translated: MTEEREILAAEYVLGTLHADERTLFTSVLVHDADTRSAVAAWEQRLAPLSVAVAEVAPSPGVWERIEGALPSPRPFGVLEVGRADDSSAPPTALRRSLNRWRAAALAAGALAAGLAVFILDRQLMHPAVQPTYVAVVNRGGDLPALVVRVDLANGSVYVRPVSTQTPSGKSLELWYIGAGKAPKSMGLVGGIAIKMPLPAGLSLDKASFAVTVEPEGGSPSGDPTGPVVYSGQLIKE
- a CDS encoding DUF3422 family protein; this translates as MLDKPDAADIGFKEHVLRSRVLAEVHARPFEAMAGCKRILHFAFMTNHEEAEKAQAALAQFCVERAAQAPLPGAKHHRVELAPTVLRWERHGEFVTYTWEFPQEVGAGAGDAEKTAFRPDAGELSRVMRMLPQPGPLLVAIDLDVLPEAKIGDSWRRLFGQSELAASEVSHGAAIVATDFHADVFGFVRILILDRKLTEVEAGALAQRLLELETYRTLALLGLPRAQDLAPEISHIEAELPQLIGRMRDSEGLDVSRQLLNRLNALAAELETAAAQSLYRFGATRAYYDLLNLRLESIGERALPDVPTLAAFLARRLTPAIRTCAAIEARQDNLSQKLVRAAQLLRTRVEVELESQNQDLLRNMNERVRMQLRLQQTVEGLSVAAITYYISSIAHLILEGVHQQEHALDPALATAIIVPFVAVLVWWNVRRLRGRHPVD
- the xseA gene encoding exodeoxyribonuclease VII large subunit; the encoded protein is MPEASATNAPELSVSELSSALKRTIEDRFGFVRLRGEISNYRGPHSSGHAYFCLKDASARIDAVIWKGVFSRLRVKPQEGLEVVATGKITTFPGKSSYQIIIEAIEPAGVGALMALFEERRRKLAAEGLFDEARKRALPFLPLRIGVVTSPTGAVIRDILHRIADRFPRHVLVWPVRVQGETSAAEIAAAITGFSALPADGSLARPDVLIVARGGGSLEDLWSFNEEIVVRAAAASLIPLISAIGHETDWTLIDHVADLRAPTPTGAAEKAVPVRLELIAALADLERRHAGAMARFIERRRAEARALFRALPQAEEILALPRQRLDHASRRLSGAVLRTHDRQRIALGKLSQRLARQSPQARLSRAGERLSALEQRMRRALATGAERRGERIRALGSRLVNARISSVRMEQERAAAARRRLDALAGRMAHAFSGGIAWRRAELRRFDQLLVSLGYKNVLARGFALVRDAENKPLRLAAGIADGALLDIEFADGRKSAIAGPPQEARQATGPAKSSRGTAPDNKKNRKERGQGSLF